One window of the Carassius auratus strain Wakin unplaced genomic scaffold, ASM336829v1 scaf_tig00027103, whole genome shotgun sequence genome contains the following:
- the LOC113079055 gene encoding pleckstrin homology domain-containing family G member 3-like isoform X1 encodes MAPSPQLTHVDRVVMEIIETERMYVRDLCSIIEDYLVHIIDTRDLPIKPEQVCSLFGNIEHIYEFNSELLQSLDMCACDPVAIARCFVDKRECFEIYTQYCTNYPNSVAVLTECLRNKSLVKFFRDRQASLKLSLPLGSYLLKPVQRILRYHLLLQEIAKHFDPEEDGYEVVLEAIDSMTGVAWYINDMKRKHEHAVRLQEIQSLLLNWKGPDLTTYGELVLEGTFHVHRAKNERTLFLFDKMLLITKKRGEHYVYKTHISCSTLMLIESAKDSLRFSVTHYKQPKQPHTVQARTVEEKKLWAHHIKRLILENHHAVIPQKAKDAILDMDSTCPVKYRYSPDRLKKAASCQTEDFSAMLKERRRSEPAKRSVRRTKGTLKHADSEGTLVVDQDHLSILSATNVTTVSSNPELKTASPGMIQNGQDRESSTGSLDDIKERRFEEKAKSAEDTIGGDDGEEEDLMGVEQERDGCLENWPLNKSSQTATKENHDDITESLSFLGQSSTGERSSQKFFPPFRESEETGVDQSDNYPEMCEPVIAGCHTDPEIVHLNNRGQEIRDNIADCVVFPSPTGLEVKEKEGTQASRNLAEYVPNIEVDVDVEAPCGLSSSPVLDKASNISEQCVRSISQRSSLGVEGSFDLGCPSSWSESRRSSLLSSGAETNEKDKGQEFRQSTPELITETIPDSTFLPDQRSEKKQDTLSKKDRLLIHKIQRYYTHAEHQDASFAIKRRESLSYIPAGLVRNLSQQLNYHTDEDLALHKRAFSVTRPTLWSVFNLPGLGDDKKAKDSSDFVVPAYGKESKLRDLSVNEEFQPASEMVKVWQDIEVEITGTSEQHQDSQMNFQMTSPGEEKKAETSKVSSDSGFGEPPVIWEESDENSTSSPNNKIIEKDKMKDFQRLSNEKHKLQERHKVNHPPLPKIISLRSSNEDEVILQDMEKMKNKVFHLARQYSQRIKNSRPVRQRPKISENYFVPKILSSVMEDRPPGKEKGIPDSPQLLNLNEQDLILDSTPTSPPSSLCSPGSPQFPNCRLYAQRPQSPVQTETFHWPDVKELRSKYNNQRNDVATDSSRPFPVSRSTSFQERALENRSERSRALRSLSCSYSLCNISVQRTTSTDSTCSSKTLEGEGSPSMCRVNAFDFSSGSTNAHERLERGCNAGQYENNLILVERICQVKHEEGDLVTGRENNIENQLSERANGKEQNFSSWMEKAENGQHSLVKNLRERFQNLSSYT; translated from the exons ATGGCGCCCAGCCCTCAGCTCACACACGTGGATCGTGTGGTCATGGAGATTATCGAGACGGAGCGGATGTACGTCAGGGATCTGTGCAGCATCATAGAG GATTATCTTGTGCACATTATTGACACCAGGGACCTTCCCATCAAACCGGAACAAGTTTGTTCACTTTTTGGGAATATTGAACACATTTATGAATTCAACAG TGAGTTATTACAGTCTTTAGACATGTGTGCCTGTGATCCTGTGGCCATTGCACGCTGCTTTGTGGACAAG AGAGAGTGTTTTGAGATCTACACGCAGTACTGTACAAACTACCCAAA ttcagTGGCGGTGTTGACCGAGTGTCTGAGGAATAAGTCTCTGGTGAAGTTCTTCCGGGATCGTCAGGCGTCTCTCAAGCTCTCTCTTCCGCTGGGATCTTACCTGCTCAAACCAGTTCAGAGGATCCTCAGATATCACCTGCTGCTTCAG GAAATCGCCAAACACTTTGACCCGGAGGAGGACGGGTACGAGGTGGTGCTCGAGGCCATAGACAGCATGACGGGAGTCGCCTGGTACATCAACGACATGAAGAGAAAACACGAGCACGCCGTGAGACTTCAG gagatcCAGTCTCTGCTCTTAAACTGGAAGGGTCCGGATCTGACCACATACGGTGAGCTGGTTCTGGAAGGAACGTTTCACGTCCACCGCGCCAAAAACGAGAGAACCCTCTTCCTGTTTGATAAGATGCTGCTCATCACCAAGAAACGAGGAGAACATTACGTCTACAAGACTCACATCTCG TGTTCAACACTGATGCTGATAGAAAGTGCTAAAGATTCGCTGCGCTTCAGCGTGACGCATTACAAGCAGCCCAAGCAGCCGCACACGGTTCAG GCCAGAACGGTGGAGGAGAAGAAACTGTGGGCTCATCACATAAAGAGACTCATTCTGGAGAACCATCACGCCGTTATACCACAGAAA GCCAAAGATGCCATTCTGGACATGGACTCGACAT GTCCAGTAAAGTACCGCTACAGTCCAGACAGGCTGAAGAAAGCGGCGTCCTGTCAGACGGAGGATTTCTCTGCGATGTTAAAGGAACGGAGACGCTCTG AACCAGCGAAACGAAGTGTGAGACGAACAAAAG GCACACTTAAG CATGCAGACAGCGAAGGGACTTTAGTAGTCGATCAAGACCATCTTTCCATTCTGTCCGCTACCAACGTCACGACTGTGAGCTCAAACCCAGAACTCAAGACCGCGTCACCTGGAATGATTCAGAATGGACAAGATCGTGAATCCAGCACAGGCTCGCTGGATGACATCAAGGAACGTAGATTTGAAGAGAAAGCAAAGAGCGCGGAGGACACCATAGGAGGAGATGATGGAGAGGAGGAAGATCTGATGGGAGTTGAGCAG GAGAGAGATGGTTGTTTGGAAAATTGGCCATTGAACAAAAGCAGCCAAACAGCCACTAAAGAAAATCACGATGATATTACTGAAAGTTTGTCTTTCCTCGGACAG AGCTCAACTGGGGAACGCAGTTCACAGAAGTTCTTCCCTCCCTTTAGAGAGTCAGAGGAGACGGGTGTGGACCAATCCGATAATTATCCCGAAATGTGTGAGCCAGTAATAGCAGGATGCCACACTGATCCAGAGATAGTACACCTCAATAACAGAGGACAAGAAATCAGAGATAATATAGCGGACTGTGTTGTATTCCCATCCCCTACTGGACTCGAAGTGAAGGAAAAAGAAGGGACTCAAGCCAGCAGGAACCTCGCAGAGTATGTGCCGAACATTGAGGTAGATGTGGACGTTGAAGCACCTTGTGGCCTCTCTTCTTCACCCGTACTGGACAAGGCAAGCAATATCTCAGAACAATGTGTCCGCAGCATCTCTCAAAGAAGCAGTCTAGGAGTCGAAGGGTCATTTGACTTGGGCTGCCCGTCGTCTTGGTCGGAAAGTAGAAGAAGCAGTTTGCTCAGCAGTGGCGCTGAAACCAATGAGAAAGACAAAGGGCAAGAGTTTAGACAGTCCACTCCAGAATTAATAACGGAGACCATTCCTGACAGCACGTTCTTACCAGACCAAAGGTCTGAAAAGAAACAAGACACTCTTTCCAAAAAGGACCGATTGCTCATACATAAGATTCAGCGATACTACACACATGCTGAGCACCAGGATGCTAGCTTTGCCATCAAACGCAGAGAGAGCCTTTCATACATCCCTGCGGGCCTAGTTCGTAATCTCAGCCAGCAACTCAATTACCATACAGACGAAGATTTGGCTTTGCACAAGAGAGCGTTTTCTGTCACAAGGCCTACTTTATGGTCTGTCTTTAATCTTCCAGGCTTGGGGGATGATAAGAAAGCAAAGGATAGCTCTGATTTTGTGGTTCCTGCATATGGCAAAGAGTCTAAGCTTAGAGACCTAAGTGTGAATGAGGAATTCCAGCCTGCATCTGAAATGGTTAAAGTGTGGCAAGACATAGAAGTGGAGATAACTGGGACTTCTGAGCAACATCAGGACTCCCAGATGAATTTCCAGATGACTTCAcctggtgaagaaaaaaaagcagaaaccAGTAAGGTGAGCTCGGATAGTGGATTTGGGGAACCTCCGGTAATATGGGAAGAATCTGATGAGAACTCTACCTCATCCCCAAACAACAAAATCATTGAAAAGGACAAGATGAAAGATTTCCAGAGGCTTTCAAACGAGAAACACAAGTTACAAGAGCGGCACAAGGTCAACCACCCTCCTCTACCGAAGATCATCTCCTTAAGGTCCTCCAATGAAGATGAAGTCATCCTTCAAGATATGGAGAAGATGAAAAATAAGGTGTTTCATTTGGCCAGGCAGTACAGTCAGCGTATCAAAAACAGCAGACCGGTAAGGCAGAGGCCCAAGATCTCAGAGAACTATTTTGTGCCCAAGATCCTGTCTTCAGTGATGGAGGACAGACCTCCAGGAAAAGAGAAAG GCATACCTGACAGCCCACAGTTGCTGAACTTGAATGAGCAGGACCTTATCCTGGACTCTACGCCTACTAGTCCACCTTCCAGCCTCTGTTCTCCTGGAAGTCCTCAATTCCCTAATTGCAGATTATATGCCCAGAGACCACAAAGTCCCGTACAAACTGAGACCTTCCACTGGCCGGATGTCAAAGAGTTGCGTTCCAAATATAACAATCAAAGGAACGATGTTGCAACCGACTCCTCTCGTCCGTTCCCAGTGAGTCGTAGTACTTCCTTTCAAGAAAGAGCTCTGGAGAACCGATCGGAGAGATCCAGAGCATTACGTTCTTTGTCTTGTTCATATTCTTTATGCAATATCTCAGTTCAGAGAACCACATCCACAGATTCTACGTGTTCCAGCAAGACCCTTGAAGGTGAAGGTTCGCCTTCGATGTGTAGAGTTAATGCTTTTGATTTTAGCTCGGGATCCACTAATGCACATGAGCGATTGGAGAGAGGTTGCAACGCTGGTCAATATGAGAACAACCTCATTTTAGTTGAGAGGATCTGCCAGGTCAAGCATGAAGAGGGAGATTTAGTAACGGGGAGAGAGAACAATATTGAGAATCAACTATCTGAACGCGCAAACGGTAAAGAGCAGAACTTTAGTTCTTGGATGGAAAAGGCAGAGAACGGCCAACATAGTTTGGTTAAGAACCTGCGGGAGAGATTTCAGAACCTGAGTTCTTACACATGA
- the LOC113079055 gene encoding pleckstrin homology domain-containing family G member 3-like isoform X2, translating into MAPSPQLTHVDRVVMEIIETERMYVRDLCSIIEDYLVHIIDTRDLPIKPEQVCSLFGNIEHIYEFNSELLQSLDMCACDPVAIARCFVDKRECFEIYTQYCTNYPNSVAVLTECLRNKSLVKFFRDRQASLKLSLPLGSYLLKPVQRILRYHLLLQEIAKHFDPEEDGYEVVLEAIDSMTGVAWYINDMKRKHEHAVRLQEIQSLLLNWKGPDLTTYGELVLEGTFHVHRAKNERTLFLFDKMLLITKKRGEHYVYKTHISCSTLMLIESAKDSLRFSVTHYKQPKQPHTVQARTVEEKKLWAHHIKRLILENHHAVIPQKAKDAILDMDSTCPVKYRYSPDRLKKAASCQTEDFSAMLKERRRSEPAKRSVRRTKGTLKERDGCLENWPLNKSSQTATKENHDDITESLSFLGQSSTGERSSQKFFPPFRESEETGVDQSDNYPEMCEPVIAGCHTDPEIVHLNNRGQEIRDNIADCVVFPSPTGLEVKEKEGTQASRNLAEYVPNIEVDVDVEAPCGLSSSPVLDKASNISEQCVRSISQRSSLGVEGSFDLGCPSSWSESRRSSLLSSGAETNEKDKGQEFRQSTPELITETIPDSTFLPDQRSEKKQDTLSKKDRLLIHKIQRYYTHAEHQDASFAIKRRESLSYIPAGLVRNLSQQLNYHTDEDLALHKRAFSVTRPTLWSVFNLPGLGDDKKAKDSSDFVVPAYGKESKLRDLSVNEEFQPASEMVKVWQDIEVEITGTSEQHQDSQMNFQMTSPGEEKKAETSKVSSDSGFGEPPVIWEESDENSTSSPNNKIIEKDKMKDFQRLSNEKHKLQERHKVNHPPLPKIISLRSSNEDEVILQDMEKMKNKVFHLARQYSQRIKNSRPVRQRPKISENYFVPKILSSVMEDRPPGKEKGIPDSPQLLNLNEQDLILDSTPTSPPSSLCSPGSPQFPNCRLYAQRPQSPVQTETFHWPDVKELRSKYNNQRNDVATDSSRPFPVSRSTSFQERALENRSERSRALRSLSCSYSLCNISVQRTTSTDSTCSSKTLEGEGSPSMCRVNAFDFSSGSTNAHERLERGCNAGQYENNLILVERICQVKHEEGDLVTGRENNIENQLSERANGKEQNFSSWMEKAENGQHSLVKNLRERFQNLSSYT; encoded by the exons ATGGCGCCCAGCCCTCAGCTCACACACGTGGATCGTGTGGTCATGGAGATTATCGAGACGGAGCGGATGTACGTCAGGGATCTGTGCAGCATCATAGAG GATTATCTTGTGCACATTATTGACACCAGGGACCTTCCCATCAAACCGGAACAAGTTTGTTCACTTTTTGGGAATATTGAACACATTTATGAATTCAACAG TGAGTTATTACAGTCTTTAGACATGTGTGCCTGTGATCCTGTGGCCATTGCACGCTGCTTTGTGGACAAG AGAGAGTGTTTTGAGATCTACACGCAGTACTGTACAAACTACCCAAA ttcagTGGCGGTGTTGACCGAGTGTCTGAGGAATAAGTCTCTGGTGAAGTTCTTCCGGGATCGTCAGGCGTCTCTCAAGCTCTCTCTTCCGCTGGGATCTTACCTGCTCAAACCAGTTCAGAGGATCCTCAGATATCACCTGCTGCTTCAG GAAATCGCCAAACACTTTGACCCGGAGGAGGACGGGTACGAGGTGGTGCTCGAGGCCATAGACAGCATGACGGGAGTCGCCTGGTACATCAACGACATGAAGAGAAAACACGAGCACGCCGTGAGACTTCAG gagatcCAGTCTCTGCTCTTAAACTGGAAGGGTCCGGATCTGACCACATACGGTGAGCTGGTTCTGGAAGGAACGTTTCACGTCCACCGCGCCAAAAACGAGAGAACCCTCTTCCTGTTTGATAAGATGCTGCTCATCACCAAGAAACGAGGAGAACATTACGTCTACAAGACTCACATCTCG TGTTCAACACTGATGCTGATAGAAAGTGCTAAAGATTCGCTGCGCTTCAGCGTGACGCATTACAAGCAGCCCAAGCAGCCGCACACGGTTCAG GCCAGAACGGTGGAGGAGAAGAAACTGTGGGCTCATCACATAAAGAGACTCATTCTGGAGAACCATCACGCCGTTATACCACAGAAA GCCAAAGATGCCATTCTGGACATGGACTCGACAT GTCCAGTAAAGTACCGCTACAGTCCAGACAGGCTGAAGAAAGCGGCGTCCTGTCAGACGGAGGATTTCTCTGCGATGTTAAAGGAACGGAGACGCTCTG AACCAGCGAAACGAAGTGTGAGACGAACAAAAG GCACACTTAAG GAGAGAGATGGTTGTTTGGAAAATTGGCCATTGAACAAAAGCAGCCAAACAGCCACTAAAGAAAATCACGATGATATTACTGAAAGTTTGTCTTTCCTCGGACAG AGCTCAACTGGGGAACGCAGTTCACAGAAGTTCTTCCCTCCCTTTAGAGAGTCAGAGGAGACGGGTGTGGACCAATCCGATAATTATCCCGAAATGTGTGAGCCAGTAATAGCAGGATGCCACACTGATCCAGAGATAGTACACCTCAATAACAGAGGACAAGAAATCAGAGATAATATAGCGGACTGTGTTGTATTCCCATCCCCTACTGGACTCGAAGTGAAGGAAAAAGAAGGGACTCAAGCCAGCAGGAACCTCGCAGAGTATGTGCCGAACATTGAGGTAGATGTGGACGTTGAAGCACCTTGTGGCCTCTCTTCTTCACCCGTACTGGACAAGGCAAGCAATATCTCAGAACAATGTGTCCGCAGCATCTCTCAAAGAAGCAGTCTAGGAGTCGAAGGGTCATTTGACTTGGGCTGCCCGTCGTCTTGGTCGGAAAGTAGAAGAAGCAGTTTGCTCAGCAGTGGCGCTGAAACCAATGAGAAAGACAAAGGGCAAGAGTTTAGACAGTCCACTCCAGAATTAATAACGGAGACCATTCCTGACAGCACGTTCTTACCAGACCAAAGGTCTGAAAAGAAACAAGACACTCTTTCCAAAAAGGACCGATTGCTCATACATAAGATTCAGCGATACTACACACATGCTGAGCACCAGGATGCTAGCTTTGCCATCAAACGCAGAGAGAGCCTTTCATACATCCCTGCGGGCCTAGTTCGTAATCTCAGCCAGCAACTCAATTACCATACAGACGAAGATTTGGCTTTGCACAAGAGAGCGTTTTCTGTCACAAGGCCTACTTTATGGTCTGTCTTTAATCTTCCAGGCTTGGGGGATGATAAGAAAGCAAAGGATAGCTCTGATTTTGTGGTTCCTGCATATGGCAAAGAGTCTAAGCTTAGAGACCTAAGTGTGAATGAGGAATTCCAGCCTGCATCTGAAATGGTTAAAGTGTGGCAAGACATAGAAGTGGAGATAACTGGGACTTCTGAGCAACATCAGGACTCCCAGATGAATTTCCAGATGACTTCAcctggtgaagaaaaaaaagcagaaaccAGTAAGGTGAGCTCGGATAGTGGATTTGGGGAACCTCCGGTAATATGGGAAGAATCTGATGAGAACTCTACCTCATCCCCAAACAACAAAATCATTGAAAAGGACAAGATGAAAGATTTCCAGAGGCTTTCAAACGAGAAACACAAGTTACAAGAGCGGCACAAGGTCAACCACCCTCCTCTACCGAAGATCATCTCCTTAAGGTCCTCCAATGAAGATGAAGTCATCCTTCAAGATATGGAGAAGATGAAAAATAAGGTGTTTCATTTGGCCAGGCAGTACAGTCAGCGTATCAAAAACAGCAGACCGGTAAGGCAGAGGCCCAAGATCTCAGAGAACTATTTTGTGCCCAAGATCCTGTCTTCAGTGATGGAGGACAGACCTCCAGGAAAAGAGAAAG GCATACCTGACAGCCCACAGTTGCTGAACTTGAATGAGCAGGACCTTATCCTGGACTCTACGCCTACTAGTCCACCTTCCAGCCTCTGTTCTCCTGGAAGTCCTCAATTCCCTAATTGCAGATTATATGCCCAGAGACCACAAAGTCCCGTACAAACTGAGACCTTCCACTGGCCGGATGTCAAAGAGTTGCGTTCCAAATATAACAATCAAAGGAACGATGTTGCAACCGACTCCTCTCGTCCGTTCCCAGTGAGTCGTAGTACTTCCTTTCAAGAAAGAGCTCTGGAGAACCGATCGGAGAGATCCAGAGCATTACGTTCTTTGTCTTGTTCATATTCTTTATGCAATATCTCAGTTCAGAGAACCACATCCACAGATTCTACGTGTTCCAGCAAGACCCTTGAAGGTGAAGGTTCGCCTTCGATGTGTAGAGTTAATGCTTTTGATTTTAGCTCGGGATCCACTAATGCACATGAGCGATTGGAGAGAGGTTGCAACGCTGGTCAATATGAGAACAACCTCATTTTAGTTGAGAGGATCTGCCAGGTCAAGCATGAAGAGGGAGATTTAGTAACGGGGAGAGAGAACAATATTGAGAATCAACTATCTGAACGCGCAAACGGTAAAGAGCAGAACTTTAGTTCTTGGATGGAAAAGGCAGAGAACGGCCAACATAGTTTGGTTAAGAACCTGCGGGAGAGATTTCAGAACCTGAGTTCTTACACATGA